The window TCGCTCGCGGTGCTGCGCCAGCTTTACGGCATGGGCGTGCGCTATATGACGCTGACCCACGGCAAGACCACGCCCTGGGCCGACAGCGCGACCGACGCGCCGCAGCACGACGGACTCACCGATTTCGGCAAGCAGGTCGTTCGTGAAATGAACCGCATCGGCATGATCGTCGACCTCAGCCATGTCAGCGAAGCGACGATGAAGGATGCGCTCGAGGTGTCGAAGGCGCCGGTGATGTTCAGCCATTCGGGGGTGCGCGCGGTCAACGACCACCCCCGCAACGTCCCCGATTCGGTGCTGCCCGCGGTCAAGGCGAACGGCGGCGTCGTGATGGTCGTGCTCTATGCGGCCTTCCTCGATCCCAAATTGCGTGAGCATGGCCTGTCGCGCACCGCCCAAAAGGCGCGGCTCGACGCGCAATATGTCGGCAACCCCGATGGCGCCGTCGCAGCGCTCAAGGCGTGGGACGCGGCGAATCCGCCGCCGCAGACGCCGATCGGTATCGCGGCCGACCATATCGATTATCTCAAGAAGACGATCGGCGTCGATCATATCGGTATCGGCGGCGACTATGACGGCATGGACGCGACCCCGGTCGGGCTGGAGGATGTCACCGGCTATCCGCGCCTGTTCGCCGAACTGGCGCGGCGCGGTTATACCCAGGCCGAGCTCGAGAAGATTTCGAGCGGCAACATGCTGCGCGTGCTGAAGGCGGTCGAGGCCTATGCGGCGAGCCAGAAGGGCCAGCCGCCGATCGAGACGCCCGTCGCGAAATAACGCCCCGTCGCCCCCGCGCAGGCGGGGGCCGCTGTCGGTTTACGCAGCGGTGCAAGACCAAGCCGATAGCGGCTCCCGCCTGCGCGGGGGCGACTGTCATTTCTTGGCGAACGGCCAGTCGGTCACCCCGCCCGCCCACAGCGCCCACCAGATGATCACCGGCTGCAGCGCGAGACGCGGGCCATGGTACCACCAGCTCAGCGTCTCGCCGCCGATCGCGACATGGGCGAACGCGTGGTGGAAATTCGCGGGCCAGACGCACAGCGCATAGAGAGCGAGGCCCCAGCCCGCCGCCTTGCGCACCTGCGGGATCATCAGCCCCGCCGCACCGGCGAGTTCGGCGACGCCGGTCGCGGCGACGACGTCGGCGGGAAAGGGCACCCAGGACGGGGTGATCGCCAGAAAAGGCGCGGGGGTCGCGAGGTGGCGATAGCCCGCATAGGCATAAGCGAGCGCGAGCAGCCAGCGCAGCGCGGTGCGGACCGGGCTTTCGGGCTTGCCTGGGCTCATGTTTTTTCGTCTAGTCGTGCCATGAAGATCATTCCTGCCCGCCTGCTGTTCGCGCCGCTCGCTGCCCTGCTGCTGCTCGGCGCCTCGCCGGGCAAGACGCCGACCCCGGGCTTTGCCGCCCCGGCCTTCACCCTCACCACCTTCGACAAGCGCAAGGTGACGCTGGCCGAGATGAAGGGCAAGGTCGTCGTGATCAACTATTGGGCGACCTGGTGCGCGCCGTGCAAGGCCGAAATGCCGATGATGCATCGCTATTTCAAAGCCAATCAGGCGCGCGGGCTCGAGATGTTCGGGGTGACGACCGAGGACAGCGTTCCCAAGGCGCAGCTGAAGAAGGTCAGCGACGTGCTCTCCTATCCGCTGTCGAACCGGATGACCGGCAATTATGGGTCGATCGATAATGCGGTGCCCTCGACCTATATCATCGATCGCAAGGGCATCGTCCGCCACGCCAAGAAGGGTGCTTACACCGACCGCGAGTTCAAGGCGGCGCTCGACCCGCTGTTGGCGGAAGCGCCCTAGGTTCCGCACCCCGTTCGTATCGAGCGAAGTCGAGATACGTTTGGCGGCTTATGCGGTCGCGTGTCTCGACTTCGCTCGACACGAGCGGAAAGAGAAGCTGATCCTTACCGTCCGATCGCCGCCAGCATCGCTTCGACGCTGGTGAATTTTTCGCGCGGGTTGCCGTCGAGCGCGGCGGCGACCTCGGCGGCTTCGATCTTGCGCCAGTCGCGAAAGGTGACCGGCACGACATCGCGGCTCGCGAGCAAGGCGTCGAGTCCCGCGCGTCCCGCCTTGCCGCCGCCGCGCCCGACATCCTCGATCACCATTTCGGCGATGCGGATACCGTCGGGCTTGTTGGTGCCGATCGTCCCCGACGGCCCGCGCCGCGCCCAGCCGACGCAATAAAGGCCCGGCAGGATCCGCCCGTCGGTGTTGGCGAAGCGTCCGCGACCATGCTCATAGGGCACGCCCGGGATCGGCGGGGTCTGGTACCCGATGCAGCTGACCACCAGCCCTGCTTCGATCGTGTAGGTTTCGCCGGTCGCGACCGAGCGCAGTTCGGCGTCGAGTTTGGTGCGTTCGACGACGACGCGCTGGACCTTGCCGTCCCCCTCGATCGCCACCGGCATCGCGAAGAAATCGAAATCGATCGTCACCGGCTTGGCGACGGGGTTGGCGCTGAAACTGCGCAAATGCGTCACCGACTTGCGCATGCCGGGTTCGAGCAGCGCATCGTCGCCCTCGGGCGGCAGGTCGGCGGGGTCGACGCGCGGGCTGGCGCGTTCGAGATGGCCGAGTTCGCCGAGTTCCTTGGGCGTCATCGCGATCTGGTGCGGCCCGCGGCGGCCGAGAATATGGATATGGCGCACCGCGCTGCCCGCCAGCGTCTCGCGGGCGTGGGCGACGATGTCGCTGCCCGCGAATTCACCCGGCGTCTTGGCGAGGATGCGCGCGACGTCCAATGCGACATTGCCGTTGCCGATCACCGCGACCCCGGCGGCGGTCAGCCGCGGGTCGAGGCCTGCGAAATCGGGATGGCCATTGTACCAGCCGACGAAGGCGGCGCTGCCGATCACCCCGGGCAGATCGGCACCCGGAATGTCGAGCGGCCGGTCGTTCGGCGCCCCGGTCGCGAGCACGACCGCGTCGTATAGCCCGACCAGCTCGTCGATCGTCACGTCGGTGCCGACCGAGACATGGCCGACGAAGCGGACATTGTCGGCGAGCGCGACGCCTTCGTAACGGCGCGACACTGCCTTGATCGACTGGTGGTCGGGGGCGACCCCGGTGCGGATCAGGCCATAGGGGACGGGCAGGCGGTCGATGACGTCGACGGCGATGTCCTCGGCTTTCTGCAAGGTTTCGGCGGTATAATAGCCGGCCGGACCCGAACCGACGATCGCGACATGACGCATTCAGCCCACTCCTTCGGGGTGTCCGCATGGGTCAGCGGCCCCCTTGTCTTGTTATGCGGCGATGCTAGCGGCGATTTGCGACAGGGCAAGGGGCAGCGATCAACAGGCCGCAACGGCCTTGACAGCGGGCATGCGGAATCATAATGCGCCCGCCTCTGCTGCCCTGTCGTCTAATGGTAAGACTGCGGTTTCTGATACCGCCTATCGAGGTTCGAATCCTCGCGGGGCATCCAGACTTTCTCGCTAAGAAATTGATTTAGCGGGATAATTTTGGAAGCCGGAAGGCTTCCTCCCTCATCTCCTCCCTCAGACAGCTTTGCCAACAATGGCGAAGAATAGCGGACAATCGGTCAGAATCTCTAACTTTTCACCGGGAATTCTGACCAACCTTGGCCCGCCGAGCGGCGGACGAGGATCCAGATGCTGTGAGAGCATTCGAGCGGCCGTT is drawn from Sphingopyxis sp. OPL5 and contains these coding sequences:
- a CDS encoding dipeptidase — encoded protein: MNKSHLLAGLAAFALLSTPVLAQKTPEAIAEAALKKAPVFDGHNDVPWELRGSVGNVINDFDFNDTTRPKPDGSVMHTDIQRLRKGHVGAQFWSVYVPSNTNEQQAVQQTIEQIDVAKRLIARYPNDLGFAQTSAELKSQMKAGKVAGMLGAEGGQSIGSSLAVLRQLYGMGVRYMTLTHGKTTPWADSATDAPQHDGLTDFGKQVVREMNRIGMIVDLSHVSEATMKDALEVSKAPVMFSHSGVRAVNDHPRNVPDSVLPAVKANGGVVMVVLYAAFLDPKLREHGLSRTAQKARLDAQYVGNPDGAVAALKAWDAANPPPQTPIGIAADHIDYLKKTIGVDHIGIGGDYDGMDATPVGLEDVTGYPRLFAELARRGYTQAELEKISSGNMLRVLKAVEAYAASQKGQPPIETPVAK
- a CDS encoding DoxX family protein, whose translation is MSPGKPESPVRTALRWLLALAYAYAGYRHLATPAPFLAITPSWVPFPADVVAATGVAELAGAAGLMIPQVRKAAGWGLALYALCVWPANFHHAFAHVAIGGETLSWWYHGPRLALQPVIIWWALWAGGVTDWPFAKK
- a CDS encoding TlpA family protein disulfide reductase; protein product: MKIIPARLLFAPLAALLLLGASPGKTPTPGFAAPAFTLTTFDKRKVTLAEMKGKVVVINYWATWCAPCKAEMPMMHRYFKANQARGLEMFGVTTEDSVPKAQLKKVSDVLSYPLSNRMTGNYGSIDNAVPSTYIIDRKGIVRHAKKGAYTDREFKAALDPLLAEAP
- a CDS encoding FAD-dependent oxidoreductase, yielding MRHVAIVGSGPAGYYTAETLQKAEDIAVDVIDRLPVPYGLIRTGVAPDHQSIKAVSRRYEGVALADNVRFVGHVSVGTDVTIDELVGLYDAVVLATGAPNDRPLDIPGADLPGVIGSAAFVGWYNGHPDFAGLDPRLTAAGVAVIGNGNVALDVARILAKTPGEFAGSDIVAHARETLAGSAVRHIHILGRRGPHQIAMTPKELGELGHLERASPRVDPADLPPEGDDALLEPGMRKSVTHLRSFSANPVAKPVTIDFDFFAMPVAIEGDGKVQRVVVERTKLDAELRSVATGETYTIEAGLVVSCIGYQTPPIPGVPYEHGRGRFANTDGRILPGLYCVGWARRGPSGTIGTNKPDGIRIAEMVIEDVGRGGGKAGRAGLDALLASRDVVPVTFRDWRKIEAAEVAAALDGNPREKFTSVEAMLAAIGR